The proteins below come from a single Pandoraea apista genomic window:
- a CDS encoding CopD family protein yields the protein MSVYAFSLFLHLVSVAVWIGGMFFALVCLRPASSELSPQQRLPLWEAALTRFFTWVGVAIVVILLSGGHMMMGTGGLHARWPVHAMAGIGVLMMLVFGHIRFALFPRLQRAVQAQSWPDGAAAVNGIRRLVILNLVLGVVVIGLAASLRG from the coding sequence ATGAGCGTTTATGCCTTTAGCCTGTTCTTGCATCTGGTGAGCGTCGCGGTCTGGATCGGGGGAATGTTCTTTGCGTTGGTCTGCTTGCGGCCGGCGTCGTCTGAACTCTCGCCACAACAACGCCTGCCGCTGTGGGAGGCTGCCCTCACGCGCTTCTTTACGTGGGTGGGCGTGGCCATCGTGGTGATTCTGCTCTCGGGCGGTCATATGATGATGGGGACGGGCGGCCTGCACGCCCGTTGGCCCGTGCATGCGATGGCGGGCATCGGCGTGCTGATGATGCTTGTGTTCGGTCACATCCGGTTTGCGCTGTTCCCGCGCCTGCAACGCGCGGTGCAGGCGCAATCATGGCCGGATGGTGCTGCCGCGGTGAATGGCATTCGCCGTCTGGTGATCCTCAACCTCGTGCTGGGCGTCGTCGTCATCGGGCTGGCCGCGTCGCTGCGAGGCTGA
- a CDS encoding lytic transglycosylase domain-containing protein: MSKVSNNRLSTADRLGALRRHVSLRKLAGPAVAAVLLVAAPLAHAELYGYVDENGVAHLAARKLDARYRLVVGSGGNADLRTSQGGVVSGTDRSRLYDALARHPNLKKLAPVIAQAAQRFHVDAALLKAVIAAESGFDSDAVSPKGAVGLMQVLPATGERYGVRADAKRTVADKLTDPRINVLTGARYLRDLQARYPDRLELVLASYNAGEGAVARHADQIPPYAETRDYVAAVLELYRRFNPDAPDTTPGGSVIRASGSGNTGQVGRARVSGTRDGRIHVILGAPSGLPVVPATMPNASVRDSAPRALSSASSTD; this comes from the coding sequence ATGTCAAAGGTCAGCAATAATCGGTTATCCACGGCGGATCGCCTCGGAGCGCTCCGCCGACACGTCTCTCTGCGCAAGCTCGCAGGGCCTGCGGTGGCGGCTGTGCTACTCGTCGCAGCGCCGTTAGCGCACGCCGAACTCTACGGTTACGTCGACGAGAATGGCGTGGCCCATCTCGCTGCGCGCAAGCTCGATGCGCGTTACCGTCTGGTCGTCGGATCGGGGGGTAACGCCGATCTGCGCACCTCGCAGGGCGGCGTTGTTAGCGGTACTGATCGCTCACGTCTTTACGACGCGCTCGCACGTCATCCCAATCTGAAAAAGCTGGCGCCTGTAATCGCACAGGCGGCGCAGCGTTTTCATGTGGATGCCGCGCTGCTCAAGGCCGTCATTGCAGCGGAGTCGGGGTTCGACAGCGATGCGGTGTCGCCCAAGGGGGCGGTCGGCCTGATGCAGGTGTTGCCGGCCACTGGCGAGCGTTACGGCGTGCGTGCCGATGCGAAGCGCACGGTGGCGGACAAGCTCACCGATCCACGTATCAACGTGCTGACCGGTGCGCGCTACCTTCGCGATCTGCAAGCACGTTATCCCGATCGTCTCGAGCTTGTGCTCGCGTCGTACAACGCCGGGGAGGGCGCCGTAGCGCGTCATGCCGATCAGATACCGCCTTACGCGGAGACCCGCGATTACGTGGCCGCCGTGCTCGAACTCTATCGACGCTTCAATCCCGACGCCCCGGACACCACGCCCGGCGGCAGTGTCATCAGGGCGAGCGGTAGCGGTAATACCGGGCAAGTCGGCCGTGCCCGCGTCAGCGGTACGCGCGATGGCCGCATTCATGTCATTCTGGGCGCGCCGTCCGGTCTGCCCGTCGTGCCTGCTACCATGCCGAACGCGTCGGTGCGTGACTCGGCGCCAAGGGCGCTGTCGTCCGCATCGTCGACCGACTGA
- a CDS encoding MFS transporter → MASTNSLPLPNGAPAGSASASKLPAGVARGTREYAVISRALFFGGFSTFAQLYCMQSLLPLLTTTFGITPAQASWSVSAATMMMALGLLVTCVAADRVSRKRMMTIALLSSSVLTLASAFSTNFETVVILGALKGLALSGLPAIAMAYLSEEIDQRSLGMSMGLYIGGNILGGMAGRVLAAFVADMFSWRVSVAVIGLVCLAMGLEFARSLPHSRRFTPRHMTVREAVGHARRHLGDPALLGLYLFAGLMMGSFVSVYNYLGFHLSAPPFHLPHAAIGAIFTMYLIGVVGSFIAGPLSDRVGRPRLLWVLVALSLVGLVTMLCSQVLGVVTGLAIFTFGFFGAHTVASSWVGRRATEGRAIASALYLFFYYLGSSLLGSYSGVMLKSHGWHGVVALLALAVVLSLAVAIAMRRAYGRGKPL, encoded by the coding sequence ATGGCATCAACAAACTCATTACCCCTTCCCAACGGGGCGCCGGCCGGCAGCGCCTCTGCATCCAAGCTTCCAGCAGGTGTCGCGCGTGGCACCCGGGAATATGCCGTCATCAGCCGGGCCCTCTTCTTCGGTGGCTTTTCGACGTTTGCGCAGTTGTACTGCATGCAGTCGTTGCTGCCGTTGCTGACCACCACGTTCGGTATTACGCCGGCGCAAGCCAGTTGGTCGGTGTCGGCCGCCACCATGATGATGGCGCTGGGGTTGCTCGTGACCTGCGTTGCTGCCGACCGAGTGAGCCGCAAGCGGATGATGACGATCGCACTGCTGAGTTCGTCGGTACTCACGCTGGCCAGTGCGTTTTCCACCAACTTCGAGACGGTCGTGATTCTCGGTGCGCTAAAAGGATTGGCGCTCTCCGGGCTGCCGGCCATCGCAATGGCCTATCTGAGCGAAGAGATCGATCAGCGCTCGCTCGGCATGTCGATGGGTCTGTATATCGGCGGCAACATTCTCGGCGGCATGGCAGGGCGCGTGCTTGCCGCCTTCGTGGCAGACATGTTCTCGTGGCGGGTGTCGGTCGCGGTGATCGGGCTGGTGTGTCTGGCGATGGGGCTGGAGTTTGCGCGCAGCCTGCCACATTCGCGCCGCTTCACGCCGCGGCACATGACCGTGCGCGAGGCGGTGGGTCACGCGCGCCGCCATCTGGGCGATCCGGCGCTGTTGGGGTTGTACTTGTTCGCCGGGCTGATGATGGGCAGTTTTGTCAGCGTCTACAACTATCTGGGCTTCCATCTGTCGGCGCCGCCGTTCCATTTGCCGCACGCGGCAATTGGCGCGATCTTCACGATGTATCTGATTGGTGTGGTGGGCTCGTTCATCGCCGGGCCGCTCTCGGATCGTGTGGGACGTCCTCGTTTGCTGTGGGTGCTGGTCGCGCTGTCGCTCGTGGGACTCGTCACCATGCTCTGCTCACAGGTGCTGGGCGTGGTGACCGGCCTGGCGATCTTCACATTCGGCTTCTTCGGTGCACATACCGTTGCCAGCAGTTGGGTGGGACGCCGCGCCACGGAAGGGCGCGCGATTGCCTCGGCGCTGTACCTGTTCTTCTACTATCTGGGGTCGAGCCTGTTGGGCAGTTACTCGGGCGTGATGCTGAAGTCGCACGGTTGGCATGGGGTCGTGGCGTTACTTGCCTTGGCAGTAGTGCTGTCGCTTGCCGTTGCCATTGCCATGCGCCGCGCTTACGGCCGGGGGAAACCTCTCTGA
- a CDS encoding PLP-dependent aminotransferase family protein, with protein MHDWQYSERARNLTSSAIREILKVTERPEVISFAGGLPSPATFPVAQMRAAAERVLTESPQAALQYSATEGFAPLREWIAKRYSRDGLVLVPENILITTGSQQGLDLIGKIFIDEGSRVLVEAPSYLGALQSFSLFAPKYVPVPTDEHGLLPEALTPEIVDGARFLYAMPNFQNPTGRRLPMARREALAAVARREGLAIIEDDPYGELDYEGQRLPSLMSLAPEHVLYMGSFSKVLAPGLRLGFIIGPKAVIAKLVQAKQAADLHTPSLTQRIAYEVVKDGFLDTHIPSIRTLYAAQAKAMLASLAKHMPADATWTTPAGGMFIWLTLPAGIDTMQLLEKAIAQNVAFVPGAPFYVGTPQSNTLRLSFVTVPPEKIEVGVARLGALVADALTRRAA; from the coding sequence ATGCATGATTGGCAATATTCCGAACGTGCCCGCAACCTGACCAGCTCGGCCATTCGCGAAATTCTGAAAGTTACGGAACGCCCCGAAGTCATTTCGTTCGCTGGCGGTCTGCCCTCGCCCGCCACCTTCCCCGTCGCGCAGATGCGCGCCGCCGCCGAGCGCGTGCTGACCGAGTCACCGCAGGCCGCGCTGCAATACAGCGCCACCGAAGGTTTCGCGCCGCTGCGCGAGTGGATCGCCAAACGCTACTCGCGCGACGGCCTCGTGCTCGTGCCCGAGAACATTCTGATTACCACGGGCTCGCAGCAAGGCCTCGACCTCATCGGCAAGATCTTCATCGACGAAGGCAGCCGCGTGCTGGTGGAAGCCCCCAGCTATCTCGGCGCGCTGCAATCGTTCTCGCTGTTCGCGCCGAAGTACGTGCCGGTGCCGACCGACGAGCACGGCCTGCTGCCCGAGGCACTTACGCCCGAGATCGTTGATGGCGCGCGCTTCCTGTACGCCATGCCGAACTTCCAGAACCCGACCGGACGCCGCCTGCCAATGGCACGCCGTGAGGCGCTGGCTGCCGTCGCCAGGCGCGAAGGTCTGGCGATCATCGAAGACGACCCCTATGGCGAACTCGACTACGAAGGCCAGCGTCTGCCCAGTCTCATGTCGCTCGCGCCGGAGCATGTGCTGTACATGGGCTCGTTCTCGAAGGTACTCGCGCCGGGGCTGCGGCTCGGCTTCATCATCGGCCCGAAGGCCGTGATCGCCAAGCTCGTTCAGGCGAAGCAGGCCGCCGACCTGCACACGCCCAGCCTTACGCAGCGCATTGCGTACGAGGTCGTGAAAGACGGCTTCCTGGATACGCATATCCCGTCGATCCGCACGCTCTACGCAGCGCAAGCCAAGGCGATGCTGGCCTCGTTGGCGAAGCACATGCCGGCAGACGCCACCTGGACCACGCCGGCGGGTGGCATGTTCATCTGGTTGACATTGCCCGCCGGCATCGACACCATGCAGTTGCTGGAAAAAGCGATTGCGCAGAATGTGGCGTTCGTGCCCGGCGCGCCGTTCTACGTCGGCACACCGCAATCGAATACGCTGCGGCTGTCGTTCGTCACCGTGCCCCCCGAGAAGATCGAGGTGGGCGTTGCACGATTGGGTGCCCTCGTAGCCGACGCGCTCACGCGCCGCGCCGCCTGA
- a CDS encoding LysR substrate-binding domain-containing protein, protein MELRHLRYFVTVAEELHFSRAAQKLNIGQPPLSMQIRALEEELGVPLFERSQRRVFLTTAGRAFLARARQILADADAARLEVQQIAGLDAGELRIAFTTSAPMTNLMKRVLTSYRQRYPRVTLTLSESPSERQRDALAERTLDIGLLRQADSAPPVAGLSFETLVDEALVVVLHQGHALSRRKHLSIADLANEAFIMHPHDVGTAVDGKIRAMCERAGFTPRVVQEARESTTIVALAASGLGVAVLPAAVRCIQIEGACFMDLSEPDAHTPLLLAKRRDDTSPLVQAFVAMCHEVAGSLHERGQSPN, encoded by the coding sequence ATGGAATTGCGCCATCTCCGCTACTTCGTCACCGTGGCTGAAGAATTGCATTTCAGTCGTGCGGCGCAAAAGCTCAATATCGGACAGCCACCGCTTTCCATGCAGATTCGTGCGCTGGAGGAAGAACTTGGCGTGCCGTTGTTCGAGCGTTCCCAGCGCCGTGTCTTCCTGACCACCGCCGGGCGTGCGTTTCTCGCGCGAGCGCGGCAGATCCTCGCCGACGCCGACGCAGCCCGTCTGGAGGTACAGCAAATTGCGGGGCTCGACGCCGGAGAGTTGCGCATCGCGTTCACGACCTCCGCACCGATGACCAATCTGATGAAACGCGTGCTCACCAGCTATCGGCAGCGGTATCCGCGTGTAACGCTCACGCTGAGCGAATCCCCCTCGGAGCGCCAACGCGACGCCCTGGCGGAGCGCACACTCGACATCGGCCTGTTGCGTCAGGCAGACAGTGCGCCCCCCGTGGCCGGATTGAGTTTCGAAACGTTGGTCGATGAAGCGCTGGTGGTCGTCCTGCATCAAGGGCATGCCCTGTCGCGACGTAAGCACCTGTCCATTGCGGATCTGGCCAACGAAGCGTTCATCATGCATCCGCACGATGTCGGTACGGCCGTTGATGGGAAAATCCGTGCGATGTGTGAGCGGGCGGGATTCACGCCGCGCGTGGTGCAGGAAGCACGCGAGTCGACAACCATCGTCGCACTCGCGGCAAGCGGGCTAGGCGTTGCTGTCCTGCCTGCCGCCGTACGATGCATTCAGATCGAGGGAGCATGTTTCATGGACCTCAGCGAGCCCGACGCACATACCCCACTGCTACTGGCCAAACGCCGCGACGACACCAGCCCGTTAGTGCAGGCGTTCGTCGCGATGTGCCATGAAGTGGCTGGCAGTCTTCACGAGAGGGGCCAGTCGCCGAACTGA
- the parC gene encoding DNA topoisomerase IV subunit A, which produces MEQVEDLFTQPSDDDTLTLGAYAERAYLDYAISVVKGRALPDVCDGQKPVQRRILFAMNEMGLAADAKPVKSARVVGDVLGKFHPHGDQSAYDALVRLAQDFSMRYPLIDGQGNFGSRDGDGAAAMRYTEARLTPIAKLLLDEIDAGTVDFVPNYDGSTEEPRLLPARLPFVLLNGASGIAVGLATEIPSHNLREVASAAVALIRNPKLDDAELMTYVQGPDFPGGGQLISSAAEIRAAYESGRGSLKVRARWKIEEMARGQWQAVVYELPPNTSGQKVLEEIEEITNPKVKLGKKTLTPEQQNLKQSVLGMLDTVRDESGKDAPVRLVFEPKSSRIDQQEFITMLLAHTSLESSASVNLVMVGADGRPAQKSLRDIITEWIGFRFETVTRRSRHRLGKVNDRIHILEGRMIVFLNIDEVIRIIRESDEPKAALMSAFQLSERQAEDILEIRLRQLARLEAIKIEQELTSLRDEKAKLEELLANDSAMKRLIIKEIETDAKQFGDDRRTLIQEEKRAIAEARVVDEPVTVVVSAKGWVRALKGHGLDAQGFSFKQGDALYGAFECRTVDPLIAWGSNGRVYSVAVSLLPGGRGDGVPLTSLIELESGSRLLHYYAASAEQPLLLATSAGFGFTTKLGDMVSRVKAGKSFMTIDDGAEPLAPTPIWQGASAVACLSSDGRLLVFGMDEMKSLTGGGRGVTLIGLDDKQTLVSAVPISEAGVTVYGEVRGGKVQSETLSGASLAPNIGKRARKGRSPAVKFATFKPRSLEPVLPAAPSAS; this is translated from the coding sequence ATGGAACAAGTAGAAGATCTCTTTACGCAACCGTCGGATGACGACACGCTGACGCTTGGCGCCTATGCCGAGCGCGCTTATCTGGACTACGCAATTAGCGTGGTCAAAGGCCGTGCACTGCCGGACGTCTGCGATGGCCAGAAGCCAGTGCAGCGCCGGATTCTGTTCGCGATGAACGAAATGGGCCTCGCGGCCGACGCCAAGCCAGTCAAGTCGGCGCGAGTCGTCGGCGACGTGCTCGGCAAGTTTCACCCGCACGGCGATCAGTCCGCTTACGACGCGTTGGTGCGTCTTGCGCAGGACTTCTCGATGCGCTATCCGCTCATCGACGGCCAGGGCAACTTTGGCTCGCGCGATGGCGATGGCGCGGCAGCCATGCGTTACACCGAAGCGCGATTGACACCGATCGCGAAACTGCTGCTCGACGAAATCGATGCAGGCACGGTGGACTTCGTGCCGAACTACGACGGCTCGACGGAAGAGCCGCGTTTGTTGCCGGCACGCTTGCCGTTCGTGCTGCTTAACGGGGCATCGGGGATCGCCGTGGGTCTGGCGACGGAAATCCCGTCGCACAATTTGCGCGAAGTCGCGTCGGCAGCGGTTGCGCTGATTCGCAACCCGAAGCTCGACGATGCCGAGTTGATGACGTACGTGCAGGGCCCGGATTTCCCGGGAGGCGGTCAGTTGATTTCGAGTGCTGCGGAAATTCGTGCTGCCTACGAAAGCGGCCGTGGCAGCCTCAAGGTGCGCGCACGCTGGAAGATCGAAGAGATGGCGCGCGGCCAGTGGCAAGCCGTGGTGTATGAGCTGCCGCCGAATACCTCGGGCCAGAAGGTGCTCGAGGAAATCGAGGAAATCACCAACCCGAAGGTCAAGCTCGGCAAGAAGACGCTCACCCCGGAGCAGCAGAATCTCAAGCAATCGGTGCTTGGCATGCTCGATACCGTGCGCGACGAATCGGGCAAAGATGCCCCGGTGCGCCTGGTGTTCGAGCCGAAGTCGAGTCGCATCGACCAGCAGGAATTCATCACGATGCTGCTCGCGCACACGAGCCTGGAGTCGAGCGCGTCGGTCAACCTCGTTATGGTGGGGGCCGATGGTCGCCCGGCACAGAAGTCGTTGCGCGACATCATTACCGAGTGGATCGGCTTCCGCTTCGAGACGGTCACACGTCGCTCGCGCCATCGTCTGGGTAAGGTCAACGACCGCATTCATATTCTCGAAGGGCGGATGATCGTCTTCCTGAATATCGACGAGGTCATTCGCATCATTCGCGAGTCGGACGAGCCGAAGGCGGCGCTGATGAGCGCGTTCCAGTTGAGCGAGCGTCAGGCGGAAGACATTCTGGAAATCCGTCTGCGTCAGTTGGCGCGTCTGGAAGCGATCAAGATCGAGCAGGAGCTGACGTCATTGCGCGACGAGAAGGCAAAGCTCGAAGAATTGCTCGCCAACGACAGCGCGATGAAGCGCTTGATCATCAAGGAAATCGAGACCGACGCGAAGCAGTTCGGCGACGATCGCCGCACGCTGATTCAGGAAGAGAAGCGCGCGATTGCCGAAGCGCGGGTGGTCGACGAGCCGGTCACAGTGGTGGTCTCTGCCAAGGGCTGGGTGCGCGCGCTCAAGGGCCACGGCCTTGACGCTCAAGGCTTCTCGTTCAAGCAGGGCGATGCCCTGTACGGCGCATTCGAGTGCCGCACCGTTGATCCGCTGATTGCCTGGGGCAGCAACGGCCGTGTCTATTCCGTGGCCGTGTCGCTATTGCCGGGCGGCCGGGGCGACGGCGTGCCGCTCACGTCGCTGATTGAGCTCGAATCGGGCTCGCGCTTGCTGCACTACTACGCGGCATCGGCCGAGCAGCCGCTGTTGCTGGCCACGTCGGCAGGTTTCGGTTTCACAACGAAGCTGGGCGATATGGTCAGCCGCGTGAAAGCGGGTAAGTCGTTCATGACCATCGACGACGGCGCAGAGCCGTTGGCACCGACGCCGATCTGGCAAGGGGCGAGCGCTGTGGCATGTCTGTCGAGCGACGGCCGTCTGCTCGTGTTCGGGATGGACGAGATGAAGTCGCTCACAGGCGGCGGGCGCGGTGTCACCCTGATCGGGCTCGACGACAAGCAGACGCTGGTGTCGGCCGTGCCGATCAGCGAAGCCGGGGTCACGGTGTACGGCGAAGTTCGTGGCGGCAAGGTGCAGTCCGAGACTCTCTCGGGGGCATCTCTGGCGCCTAATATCGGCAAGCGTGCCCGTAAGGGGCGTTCGCCCGCGGTCAAGTTCGCTACATTCAAGCCGCGTTCGCTCGAGCCTGTGTTGCCGGCCGCGCCTTCGGCATCCTGA
- a CDS encoding RidA family protein — MSVYDKLKQLGIELPSAGAPAAAYVMSAQTGNTVFLSGHLPKKDGKIWTGKLGRDVSVDEGKAAARAVAIELIATLHAHTGDLNKVKRIVKLMSLVNSTQEFTDQHLVTNGASELIAEVFGDAGKHARSAFGVAQIPLGACVEIELIAELA, encoded by the coding sequence ATGTCCGTCTACGACAAACTGAAGCAACTGGGTATCGAACTGCCGAGCGCCGGCGCCCCCGCTGCCGCTTACGTGATGAGCGCCCAAACCGGCAACACCGTGTTCCTCTCGGGCCATCTGCCGAAGAAGGATGGCAAGATCTGGACCGGCAAGCTCGGCCGCGACGTGAGCGTTGACGAAGGCAAAGCTGCCGCACGCGCTGTCGCCATCGAACTCATCGCCACGCTGCATGCCCACACAGGGGATCTGAACAAGGTCAAGCGCATTGTGAAGCTGATGAGCCTCGTGAACTCGACGCAGGAATTCACCGATCAGCATCTGGTGACCAACGGTGCCTCGGAACTGATTGCGGAAGTCTTCGGCGATGCCGGGAAACACGCGCGCTCGGCCTTTGGCGTTGCGCAGATTCCGCTGGGCGCGTGCGTCGAGATCGAACTGATCGCAGAACTCGCATGA
- a CDS encoding DUF2917 domain-containing protein has product MREIRLFELDRGQTVFWPSPAADLPQSLQVLQGLLWLTVEGEPADHWLHAGESFEIRSGQRVWLGTWQDGARLRVSQPANTVSPPAGKPARGSGKRPGWRLAWRDLAARLANRSMARLSRG; this is encoded by the coding sequence ATGCGTGAAATCCGACTCTTCGAACTGGACCGGGGACAGACAGTCTTCTGGCCGAGCCCGGCTGCTGACCTGCCGCAATCGCTTCAGGTATTGCAGGGCCTACTGTGGCTGACTGTGGAAGGCGAGCCCGCCGACCATTGGCTGCATGCTGGCGAGAGCTTCGAGATTCGCAGCGGTCAACGCGTGTGGCTCGGCACGTGGCAGGACGGCGCGCGGTTGCGCGTGAGCCAGCCGGCCAACACAGTCTCGCCTCCCGCCGGGAAGCCGGCCCGGGGGAGCGGCAAACGCCCTGGCTGGCGACTGGCCTGGCGCGACTTGGCCGCGCGGCTGGCCAATCGGTCGATGGCGCGGCTCTCGCGTGGATGA
- a CDS encoding DMT family transporter: MNSRESRGMLIGLIGVLIFSLTLPMTRIVVAEVNPLLNGLGRALVAAVLAGALLWWRREPWPTLPQLKSLAITSLGVIVAFPVFSAWAMKTIPASHGAVVNGLQPFFVAIYAYWLGGERPSRGFWVFALAGSALVIAFALRAGGGSLHAADGLMLLAVIIGALGYAEGGKLAREMGGWQVICWALVVCAPVLVLPVGWLAWQQPWPVSGKAWGAFAYVTLFSQFIGFFAWYAGLAMGGIARVGQVQLLQIFFTIALSALFFGEQVDAATWLFAAGVVLTIALGKNMKIGASRLTGKPV, translated from the coding sequence ATGAATTCGCGCGAATCCCGGGGCATGCTGATCGGACTGATCGGCGTGCTGATCTTCAGTCTGACGTTGCCGATGACGCGCATCGTCGTGGCGGAGGTCAATCCGCTGCTCAACGGACTGGGGCGCGCGCTGGTCGCTGCCGTGCTCGCCGGCGCCCTGCTCTGGTGGCGTCGTGAACCGTGGCCCACGCTACCGCAACTCAAAAGTCTTGCCATCACGTCGCTGGGCGTGATCGTTGCCTTCCCCGTGTTCTCCGCATGGGCGATGAAAACGATCCCGGCGTCGCATGGTGCGGTCGTCAACGGTTTGCAGCCATTTTTCGTCGCGATCTACGCATATTGGCTCGGTGGCGAGCGTCCGTCGCGTGGCTTCTGGGTCTTTGCACTCGCCGGCAGCGCGCTGGTGATCGCGTTTGCGCTGCGCGCCGGGGGCGGCAGCCTGCATGCGGCCGACGGCCTGATGCTGCTCGCCGTGATCATTGGCGCCCTGGGTTACGCCGAAGGCGGCAAGCTTGCCCGCGAGATGGGGGGCTGGCAAGTGATCTGCTGGGCGCTGGTCGTGTGCGCGCCGGTGCTGGTCCTGCCGGTGGGCTGGCTCGCATGGCAGCAGCCCTGGCCCGTGAGCGGCAAAGCCTGGGGCGCATTCGCCTACGTCACCCTTTTCTCGCAGTTCATTGGCTTTTTCGCGTGGTATGCCGGTCTCGCCATGGGCGGAATCGCGCGCGTGGGCCAAGTACAATTGCTTCAGATTTTTTTCACGATTGCGTTGTCCGCCCTCTTTTTCGGCGAACAGGTCGACGCAGCGACGTGGCTCTTCGCGGCCGGCGTTGTCCTGACCATTGCACTCGGCAAGAACATGAAGATCGGCGCCTCGCGACTCACGGGCAAACCGGTCTGA
- a CDS encoding VOC family protein, protein MSVPQALKLDHLVVAAQTLEAGEAHVIEQLGLTEVVPQRGGKHARMGTHNSLLGLWGGVYLEIIAIDPDAPPPGRARWFGLDDEAVQARLAQGPYLAHWVARVDRPRSLPRWQKQYPQRLAPVIEMQRGALTWQIGVPEDGSLPAWQGAGQGVLPTLIQWDSPQHPADTLPSADCAVTLLRGFHPQAAAINEQLQWLGADTLINVEATLVEPSLVAEIDTPDGPRTLR, encoded by the coding sequence ATGTCCGTACCTCAAGCCCTGAAACTGGATCACCTCGTTGTTGCCGCGCAAACGCTGGAGGCGGGCGAAGCCCATGTCATCGAGCAGCTTGGTTTGACGGAGGTTGTGCCCCAGCGTGGCGGCAAGCACGCACGCATGGGCACGCACAACAGTTTGCTGGGGCTGTGGGGCGGTGTCTATCTGGAGATCATCGCCATCGATCCGGACGCCCCGCCGCCCGGCCGCGCGCGCTGGTTCGGGCTTGACGACGAGGCGGTTCAGGCCCGTCTCGCCCAAGGGCCGTATCTGGCGCATTGGGTGGCACGGGTGGATCGTCCGCGCTCGCTGCCGCGCTGGCAGAAACAGTATCCGCAACGGCTCGCCCCGGTCATCGAGATGCAGCGCGGCGCGCTGACCTGGCAGATCGGCGTGCCCGAAGACGGCAGCCTGCCCGCGTGGCAGGGCGCCGGACAGGGCGTGTTGCCGACGCTGATCCAGTGGGATTCGCCGCAGCACCCGGCCGATACGCTACCGTCTGCCGATTGTGCCGTCACGCTGTTGCGAGGCTTCCATCCGCAGGCGGCCGCGATCAATGAACAGTTGCAATGGCTTGGCGCAGACACGCTCATCAATGTCGAAGCCACACTGGTCGAGCCGTCGCTCGTCGCAGAAATCGATACCCCCGACGGTCCGCGCACGTTGCGCTAG